A region from the Streptomyces lydicus genome encodes:
- a CDS encoding DUF5703 family protein has translation MPEYEFCDVYVPRGVSRKAATRLLTDHAEYGHWELDRLRLNPDGSRKVRLRRRIIRQLRATW, from the coding sequence ATGCCGGAATACGAATTCTGTGATGTGTACGTGCCCCGGGGAGTGTCCCGGAAGGCCGCCACTCGCCTGCTGACCGACCATGCCGAGTACGGACACTGGGAGTTGGACCGACTGCGCCTGAACCCGGACGGGAGCCGCAAGGTGCGGCTGCGCCGCCGGATCATCCGCCAGCTCCGTGCCACATGGTGA
- a CDS encoding LLM class F420-dependent oxidoreductase — translation MRLGINLGYWGAGMDSDNLAVAQEADRLGYAVCWAAEAYGSDAATVLSWVAAQTERIDIGSAIFQIPARTPAMTAMTAATLDSLSGGRFRLGLGVSGPQVSEGWYGVKFDKPLARTREYVDIVRKAMSRERLSYDGEHWTLPLPGGPGKPLKLTVHPQREHIPLYIAAIGPKNLRQTGEIADGALLIFPSADHLEETAISHLRAGREKAGKTLEGFDVCPTLPLAVGADKDVSALADMFRPYTALYVGGMGSPKQNFYNQLAQRMGYEKEAAEIQGKYLSGDKEGAAAAVPERLIDQTTLLGSVERIAERMQAYAAAGVTTLTLAPAGFTLEDRLASLRAGTEALERAGLA, via the coding sequence ATGAGGCTTGGCATCAACCTCGGCTACTGGGGCGCCGGGATGGACTCCGACAATCTCGCGGTGGCGCAGGAGGCCGACCGCCTGGGCTATGCCGTCTGCTGGGCGGCGGAGGCCTATGGCTCCGACGCCGCCACCGTGCTCTCCTGGGTCGCGGCCCAGACCGAGCGGATCGACATCGGTTCGGCGATCTTCCAGATCCCGGCGCGTACGCCCGCGATGACCGCGATGACGGCCGCCACCCTGGACTCCCTGTCCGGGGGCCGGTTCCGGCTGGGCCTCGGCGTCTCGGGGCCGCAGGTGTCCGAGGGCTGGTACGGCGTCAAGTTCGACAAGCCGCTGGCGCGCACCCGCGAGTACGTGGACATCGTCCGCAAGGCCATGTCGCGCGAGCGGCTGTCCTACGACGGCGAGCACTGGACGCTGCCGCTGCCCGGCGGCCCCGGCAAGCCGCTGAAGCTCACCGTCCACCCGCAGCGCGAGCACATCCCGCTCTACATCGCCGCGATCGGCCCGAAGAACCTCCGGCAGACCGGCGAGATCGCCGACGGCGCGCTGCTGATCTTCCCCTCCGCCGACCACCTGGAGGAGACCGCGATCTCGCACCTGAGGGCCGGCCGCGAGAAGGCGGGCAAGACCCTGGAGGGCTTCGACGTCTGCCCGACGCTGCCGCTGGCCGTCGGCGCGGACAAGGACGTCAGCGCGCTGGCCGATATGTTCCGTCCGTACACCGCCCTGTACGTCGGCGGTATGGGCAGCCCGAAGCAGAACTTCTACAACCAGCTCGCCCAGCGGATGGGGTACGAGAAGGAAGCCGCCGAGATCCAGGGGAAGTACCTGTCCGGCGACAAGGAGGGCGCCGCCGCCGCGGTCCCGGAGCGGCTGATCGACCAGACCACGCTGCTCGGCTCCGTCGAGCGGATCGCCGAGCGGATGCAGGCCTACGCGGCGGCCGGCGTGACCACGCTGACGCTGGCCCCGGCGGGCTTCACCCTGGAGGACCGCCTCGCCTCGCTGCGGGCCGGCACCGAGGCGCTGGAGCGGGCCGGCCTGGCGTAG
- a CDS encoding pseudouridine synthase, protein MRRRSPVPPAPLPQRDGIDPVRVRLPADPDGAWGTVREHLVDRFQGAIGAQRVDAMLGAGRFVGTGGALSGAEPYEPGRYIWFHRDFAPEVPVPFGVRIVHRDERIVIADKPHFLATTPRGRHITETALARLRRELELPALQPAHRLDRLTAGLALFVVRPEDRGAYQGLFGGRRVRKEYEAVAPYDEAVALPVTVRSRIVKERGVMAAREEAGAVNAESRIELVERRGGLGRYRLLPATGRTHQLRVHMNGLGLPILHDPVYPVVGDPAPDDFGAPLQLLAKVLEFTDPVDGRARRFESGRRLAAWDPAPVA, encoded by the coding sequence GTGAGACGCAGATCGCCGGTTCCTCCCGCCCCGCTCCCCCAGCGCGACGGCATCGATCCCGTACGGGTGCGGCTGCCCGCCGATCCGGACGGGGCGTGGGGGACGGTACGGGAGCATCTGGTCGACCGGTTCCAGGGGGCGATCGGGGCGCAGCGGGTGGACGCGATGCTGGGTGCGGGGCGGTTCGTCGGGACCGGCGGTGCGCTGAGCGGGGCGGAGCCGTACGAGCCCGGACGGTATATCTGGTTCCACCGGGACTTCGCGCCGGAGGTGCCGGTGCCGTTCGGGGTGCGGATCGTCCACCGCGACGAGCGGATCGTGATCGCCGACAAACCGCACTTCCTCGCCACGACGCCGCGCGGGCGGCACATCACCGAGACCGCGCTGGCCCGGCTGCGGCGCGAGCTGGAGCTGCCCGCACTGCAGCCCGCGCACCGGCTCGACCGGCTCACGGCGGGGCTGGCGCTGTTCGTCGTACGGCCCGAGGACCGGGGCGCGTACCAGGGCCTGTTCGGCGGGCGGCGGGTGCGCAAGGAGTACGAGGCGGTGGCGCCGTACGACGAGGCGGTGGCGCTGCCGGTGACGGTGCGCAGCCGGATCGTGAAGGAGCGCGGGGTGATGGCCGCGCGCGAGGAGGCCGGCGCGGTCAACGCGGAGAGCCGGATCGAGCTGGTGGAGCGGCGGGGCGGGCTGGGCCGGTACCGGCTGCTGCCCGCGACCGGCCGTACCCATCAGCTGCGGGTCCATATGAACGGCCTCGGGCTGCCGATCCTCCACGATCCGGTCTATCCGGTGGTCGGGGACCCGGCCCCGGACGACTTCGGCGCACCGCTCCAACTGTTGGCGAAGGTGCTGGAGTTCACCGATCCGGTGGACGGCAGGGCGCGGCGGTTCGAGAGCGGGCGGCGGCTGGCGGCCTGGGACCCGGCCCCGGTGGCCTGA
- a CDS encoding chaplin, translated as MIKKVVAAAAVAGGVVLAGAGLAVADSGAQGAALNSPGVVSGNTIQVPVHVPVNACGNTVSVIGLLNPAFGAGCVNK; from the coding sequence ATGATCAAGAAGGTCGTCGCCGCTGCGGCAGTGGCCGGTGGTGTCGTGCTCGCCGGTGCGGGCCTGGCCGTTGCTGACTCGGGTGCCCAGGGTGCTGCCCTGAACTCCCCCGGTGTGGTGTCCGGTAACACCATCCAGGTTCCGGTGCACGTTCCGGTGAACGCCTGTGGCAACACGGTCTCCGTGATCGGGCTGCTGAACCCCGCGTTCGGCGCGGGCTGCGTCAACAAGTGA
- a CDS encoding HAD family hydrolase, producing MLIFDADDTLWENNVVFERVIDEFLEWMAHPGLDRAGVRAVLDGIEAANAVTLGYGSKVFLHSLGECVARLRGRAATAEEAARISGWAAAFDGDRVELIPGVAETLAELARRHDLLLLTKGDTEEQQRKITASGLTRHFRGVHIVAEKNTATYEELTRAYDLEPGSAWMIGNSPRSDILPARSAGLNAVFIPHDHTWVLEHGELDPADEKVLRLSAFGDLLRHF from the coding sequence ATGCTGATTTTCGACGCGGATGACACGTTGTGGGAGAACAACGTGGTCTTCGAGCGGGTCATCGACGAGTTCCTGGAGTGGATGGCCCACCCCGGACTCGACCGGGCCGGGGTGCGGGCCGTGCTCGACGGGATCGAGGCGGCGAACGCGGTGACCCTCGGATACGGCAGCAAGGTGTTCCTGCACAGCCTCGGCGAGTGCGTGGCGCGGCTGCGGGGCCGGGCCGCCACGGCAGAGGAGGCGGCGCGGATCTCCGGGTGGGCCGCGGCCTTCGACGGGGACCGCGTGGAGCTGATTCCCGGCGTCGCCGAGACCCTGGCCGAACTCGCCCGGCGGCACGATCTTCTGCTGCTGACGAAGGGCGACACCGAGGAGCAGCAGCGGAAGATCACGGCCTCCGGGCTGACCCGGCACTTCCGCGGCGTCCACATCGTGGCGGAGAAGAACACCGCCACGTACGAGGAGCTGACCCGCGCCTACGACCTGGAGCCGGGCTCGGCGTGGATGATCGGGAACTCCCCCAGGTCGGACATCCTGCCGGCCCGTTCCGCGGGCCTGAACGCGGTGTTCATCCCGCACGACCACACCTGGGTCCTGGAGCACGGGGAGCTCGACCCCGCCGACGAGAAGGTGCTGCGACTGTCGGCGTTCGGTGACCTGCTGCGGCACTTCTGA
- a CDS encoding SUKH-4 family immunity protein produces MATHDEMTELFGADHVVTLDRSVAEEHGLSEADAEVLCDVGVPVFVDVLFTLDTADEGPDPFTVVPVTAGGEETRILVLGGPTDDPAMRYCLDMERGYVILMSIDAEPRAEIVNRTLADLVEFLYRFALRTKHLEHTAPQDRGPYTDKLVEYLQARDRYAFAQPDSWWSMVFEQVG; encoded by the coding sequence ATGGCCACGCATGACGAGATGACGGAGCTGTTCGGCGCGGACCACGTAGTCACGCTGGACCGTTCCGTCGCCGAGGAGCACGGACTGTCCGAGGCCGACGCCGAGGTGCTGTGCGACGTCGGTGTGCCGGTCTTCGTCGACGTCCTGTTCACCCTCGACACCGCCGACGAGGGCCCCGACCCCTTCACCGTGGTGCCGGTGACTGCGGGCGGTGAGGAGACCCGCATCCTCGTGCTGGGCGGGCCGACCGACGACCCCGCGATGCGGTACTGCCTCGATATGGAGCGCGGCTACGTCATCCTCATGTCCATCGATGCGGAGCCACGGGCCGAGATCGTGAACCGGACCCTCGCCGACCTGGTCGAGTTCCTGTACCGCTTCGCGCTGCGCACCAAGCACCTGGAGCACACCGCACCGCAGGACCGAGGCCCGTACACGGACAAGCTCGTGGAGTACCTCCAGGCCCGCGACAGGTACGCGTTCGCGCAGCCGGACAGCTGGTGGTCGATGGTCTTCGAGCAAGTCGGCTGA
- a CDS encoding M20/M25/M40 family metallo-hydrolase, whose amino-acid sequence MSQSQSGRAVTGEDEVVDLCRDLIRMDTSNYGDHSGPGERVAAEYVAEKLAEVGLEPQIFESHKGRASTVARIEGEDRSRPGLLIHGHTDVVPANAEDWTHHPFSGEIADGCVWGRGAVDMKDMDAMTLAVVRDRLRTGRKPPRDIVLAFLADEEAGGTYGARYLVDHHPHLFEGVTEAISEVGGFSFTVNEQVRLYLIETAQKGMHWMKLTVDGNAGHGSMIHKDNAITELSEAVGRLGRHEFPVRVTKTLRSFLDQLGDALGTELDPEDMDATLAKLGGIAKLIGASLKNTANPTQLGAGYKVNVIPGQATAHVDGRFLPGYEEEFLADLDRLLGPRVKREDVHADKALETTFDGALVDAMQSALQAEDPIARAVPYMLSAGTDAKSFDDLGIRGFGFAPLKLPPELDFAGMFHGVDERVPVDGLKFGVRVLDRFIEQS is encoded by the coding sequence ATGAGCCAGTCGCAGTCGGGACGCGCGGTGACCGGTGAGGACGAGGTCGTCGACCTGTGCCGGGATCTGATCAGGATGGACACCAGCAACTACGGCGACCACTCGGGCCCGGGGGAGCGGGTCGCCGCCGAGTACGTCGCGGAGAAGCTCGCCGAGGTCGGCCTGGAGCCGCAGATCTTCGAGTCCCACAAGGGCCGCGCCTCGACCGTCGCCCGGATCGAGGGCGAGGACCGCTCGCGGCCGGGGCTGCTCATCCACGGGCACACCGACGTCGTCCCGGCCAACGCCGAGGACTGGACCCACCACCCGTTCTCCGGGGAGATCGCCGACGGGTGCGTCTGGGGCCGGGGCGCGGTCGACATGAAGGACATGGACGCCATGACGCTGGCCGTCGTCCGTGACCGGCTGCGCACCGGGCGCAAGCCCCCGCGCGACATCGTGCTGGCGTTCCTCGCGGACGAGGAGGCGGGCGGCACCTACGGCGCGCGCTACCTCGTCGACCACCACCCGCACCTTTTCGAGGGCGTCACGGAGGCGATCAGCGAGGTCGGCGGCTTCTCCTTCACCGTCAACGAGCAGGTGCGGCTCTACCTCATCGAGACGGCCCAGAAGGGCATGCACTGGATGAAGCTGACGGTGGACGGCAACGCCGGTCACGGGTCGATGATCCACAAGGACAACGCGATCACCGAACTGTCCGAGGCCGTCGGCCGGTTGGGCCGTCACGAGTTCCCGGTGCGGGTGACCAAGACGCTGCGCTCCTTCCTCGACCAGCTCGGGGACGCACTGGGCACCGAGCTCGACCCCGAGGACATGGACGCCACGCTGGCCAAGCTCGGCGGCATCGCCAAGCTGATCGGCGCCTCGCTCAAGAACACCGCCAACCCGACGCAGCTGGGCGCCGGCTACAAGGTCAACGTCATCCCGGGGCAGGCCACCGCCCATGTCGACGGCCGTTTCCTGCCGGGCTACGAGGAGGAGTTCCTGGCCGACCTGGACCGGCTCCTGGGCCCGCGGGTGAAGCGGGAGGACGTCCACGCGGACAAGGCGCTGGAGACCACCTTCGACGGCGCGCTGGTCGACGCGATGCAGTCGGCGCTGCAGGCCGAGGACCCGATCGCGCGCGCCGTGCCGTACATGCTCTCCGCCGGTACGGACGCCAAGTCCTTCGACGATCTCGGGATCCGCGGATTCGGCTTCGCCCCGCTGAAGCTGCCGCCGGAGCTGGACTTCGCCGGGATGTTCCACGGTGTGGACGAGCGGGTGCCGGTGGACGGACTGAAGTTCGGGGTGCGGGTGCTCGACCGGTTCATCGAACAGAGCTGA
- a CDS encoding chaplin, producing the protein MRQVARKGLITMAAASGVLAMAAGYAQADAGAAGGAANSPGVGSGNNVQVPVHVPVNACGNTVNVVGLLNPAFGNHCANVGGGRHVGGHQGGHQGGANAAGGASNSPGVASGNSVQAPVDVPVNACGNNVSAAGLLNPAFGNHCANGSTPAPGRPHHPGKPHQPGTPHHPGKPHHPGKPHHPGTPHQPGKPSQQSPHTPGTKPQTGGHSQIVTPPKPVGHLAQTGAGGVGYAIPASAGLLLGGALIYRKARAVRR; encoded by the coding sequence ATGAGACAGGTCGCACGAAAGGGCCTGATCACCATGGCGGCCGCCAGTGGCGTACTCGCCATGGCCGCCGGCTATGCACAGGCCGACGCGGGAGCCGCCGGAGGCGCGGCGAACTCGCCCGGCGTGGGATCCGGCAACAATGTTCAGGTACCGGTGCACGTACCGGTGAACGCCTGTGGCAACACCGTCAATGTCGTCGGGCTGCTGAACCCGGCGTTCGGCAACCACTGCGCCAACGTCGGCGGTGGTCGGCACGTCGGCGGACACCAGGGTGGCCACCAGGGCGGTGCGAACGCTGCGGGCGGGGCGTCGAACTCGCCCGGTGTGGCGTCGGGCAACAGTGTCCAGGCTCCGGTCGACGTACCGGTGAACGCCTGTGGCAACAACGTCTCGGCGGCCGGGCTGCTGAACCCGGCGTTCGGCAACCACTGCGCCAACGGGTCGACGCCGGCCCCGGGCCGGCCGCACCACCCGGGCAAGCCCCACCAGCCCGGTACGCCGCACCACCCGGGCAAGCCGCACCACCCCGGTAAGCCCCACCACCCGGGCACGCCCCATCAGCCGGGCAAGCCCAGCCAGCAGTCGCCGCACACGCCGGGGACGAAGCCGCAGACCGGGGGGCACAGCCAGATCGTGACGCCCCCCAAGCCCGTCGGTCACCTCGCGCAGACGGGTGCCGGAGGGGTCGGCTACGCGATTCCGGCCAGCGCCGGACTGCTGCTCGGGGGCGCCTTGATCTACCGCAAGGCGCGCGCCGTCCGCCGGTGA
- a CDS encoding helix-hairpin-helix domain-containing protein: protein MSTDRLAGETPPEQEAAPGTADAQTPDDPTAAREDPAASEDPAASEAPMAPGNDATVPGPDATAPENATAPDTGTTAPEQAAAPDSGSAAADTDTTAPESPPARAADATVPVSGPAPAAPGAGDRAPGSEDRAPDSEDRAPDSGAARETAVPSSGKAPASAKATADALAAAVRAVETGERTAASFFNDAPRPAPRPAPQTTPAARPREDRPDTAGRAPQQGASPGSAPEAARPGTASGAGGPAGAPVTDTGAMSPAAAPAPAGPAPAPRPAVAAAPGIEGVRQVLTAGGAPQALAEPAAEVLGERAAEALSEDPWQLLGVPGVRPEQADGFARALLGPACGPGDERRAQALVGWLLEQAAVAGHSALEASALRAALAQRSVPDPDEALQTAIADGAVLVFQDAIEEPGRARPTTGDDEEEEQPVRILLGLDRFAMAEESIADGLARLLNTFEAVAGPEHNAPAETGAPRDGTAAAEPPTIEPAAAEPADADRSPATEGADAPAPSAGGTGAPAEAEAEADDTATPRPVRPSSAAWEAAAAAAPSPSAAELVRAAAHSGLVAHTGAEAARAEPAALIAAARSLGLRAFGATHTENGRRRLAAQLAASTPEAAGASGDPGATAVTVSGLLSGRQGPGRDADGALALDLLVVLDAPQLDLETAALLVESLTDGTRLVLSGDPGVLWSAGPGRLFADLLASRFCPQVASRTPDFGPIGELVSGIGIGELSQVEAPGKEVVIVPARDAGEAVHRTVQLVADSVPRALGVPAEQTQVITVGHGGAAGTRALNAALKERLNPGPGRFGGFDPGDRVAYAPTPGRTVPGTVTGADASGLHLDCDGTAAVVPREQVGTGAVRHGWALTAHQAAGMRWPAAVVVLPGDAAGGLTRAWVYTAFSRGERHLSVVQGVDQALPRAVAEVPVKERTTRLRTLLRDSVQSTEEPPAAD from the coding sequence GTGAGTACCGACCGCCTCGCCGGCGAAACCCCGCCCGAGCAGGAGGCCGCGCCCGGGACTGCGGATGCCCAGACACCCGACGACCCCACGGCGGCACGGGAGGACCCCGCGGCGTCGGAGGACCCCGCGGCGTCGGAGGCCCCCATGGCACCGGGGAACGACGCCACGGTGCCGGGTCCGGACGCTACGGCTCCGGAGAACGCCACAGCACCGGACACCGGCACAACGGCACCGGAGCAGGCCGCAGCACCGGACTCCGGCTCGGCGGCAGCGGATACGGACACGACGGCGCCGGAAAGCCCCCCGGCACGGGCCGCGGACGCGACGGTTCCGGTGAGCGGGCCGGCGCCCGCGGCTCCCGGAGCCGGGGACCGGGCTCCCGGCTCCGAGGACCGGGCTCCTGACTCCGAGGACCGGGCTCCTGACTCCGGTGCGGCGCGGGAGACCGCGGTGCCCTCGTCGGGCAAGGCGCCCGCGTCGGCCAAGGCGACCGCGGACGCGCTGGCCGCGGCGGTGCGCGCGGTGGAGACCGGCGAGCGCACGGCCGCTTCGTTCTTCAACGACGCACCCCGCCCCGCTCCCCGCCCCGCCCCGCAGACCACCCCCGCCGCCCGGCCCCGCGAGGACCGCCCGGACACCGCCGGCCGCGCCCCGCAGCAGGGCGCCTCCCCCGGCTCCGCCCCGGAGGCCGCCCGGCCCGGCACCGCATCCGGCGCCGGCGGTCCGGCCGGTGCCCCCGTCACGGACACCGGCGCCATGAGCCCGGCCGCCGCACCGGCTCCGGCCGGTCCGGCCCCTGCCCCCCGCCCCGCCGTGGCCGCGGCCCCCGGCATCGAGGGCGTACGGCAGGTCCTCACGGCGGGCGGCGCGCCCCAGGCGCTGGCGGAGCCCGCCGCGGAAGTGCTCGGGGAGCGGGCGGCCGAGGCACTGAGCGAGGACCCTTGGCAGTTGCTCGGTGTGCCCGGGGTGCGCCCCGAACAGGCCGACGGCTTCGCCCGGGCGCTGCTCGGCCCGGCCTGCGGCCCCGGCGACGAGCGGCGCGCGCAGGCGTTGGTCGGCTGGCTGCTGGAACAGGCCGCCGTCGCGGGGCACTCCGCCCTGGAGGCCTCCGCGCTGCGCGCCGCGCTCGCCCAGCGCTCGGTGCCCGACCCCGACGAGGCCCTGCAGACCGCCATCGCGGACGGTGCCGTGCTGGTCTTCCAGGACGCGATCGAGGAGCCGGGCCGGGCACGCCCCACCACGGGCGACGACGAGGAGGAAGAGCAGCCGGTCCGGATCCTGCTCGGCCTGGACCGGTTCGCGATGGCCGAGGAGAGCATCGCCGACGGCCTGGCCCGGCTGCTGAACACCTTCGAAGCGGTGGCCGGTCCTGAGCACAACGCCCCGGCGGAGACCGGGGCGCCCCGCGACGGAACGGCAGCCGCAGAGCCGCCGACCATCGAGCCGGCAGCTGCGGAGCCGGCGGACGCCGACCGTAGCCCGGCCACAGAGGGTGCCGACGCCCCGGCACCCTCTGCCGGAGGTACCGGTGCACCCGCCGAGGCCGAGGCCGAAGCCGACGACACCGCCACCCCCCGGCCCGTACGCCCCTCCTCCGCCGCCTGGGAGGCCGCGGCGGCCGCCGCACCGTCGCCGTCGGCCGCGGAGCTCGTCCGCGCGGCCGCACACAGCGGCCTGGTGGCGCACACCGGTGCCGAGGCGGCCCGCGCGGAGCCCGCCGCGCTGATCGCCGCGGCCCGCTCGCTGGGCCTGCGGGCGTTCGGTGCCACGCACACCGAGAACGGCCGCCGGCGCCTGGCCGCCCAGCTCGCCGCGAGCACCCCGGAGGCCGCCGGCGCGTCCGGGGACCCCGGCGCGACCGCGGTGACCGTGTCCGGACTGCTGTCCGGCCGCCAGGGCCCCGGCCGCGACGCCGACGGCGCGCTGGCGCTCGACCTGCTGGTCGTGCTGGACGCCCCGCAGCTGGATCTGGAGACCGCCGCGCTGCTCGTCGAGTCGCTGACCGACGGGACCCGCCTGGTGCTCAGCGGCGACCCGGGGGTGCTGTGGTCCGCCGGTCCCGGCCGGCTGTTCGCCGATCTGCTCGCGTCCCGCTTCTGCCCTCAGGTCGCCTCCCGCACCCCGGACTTCGGCCCGATCGGCGAGCTGGTGTCGGGCATCGGCATCGGCGAACTGAGCCAGGTCGAGGCGCCCGGCAAGGAGGTGGTGATCGTCCCGGCGCGGGATGCCGGAGAGGCGGTGCACCGCACCGTCCAGCTGGTCGCCGACTCCGTGCCCCGGGCGCTCGGTGTCCCCGCGGAGCAGACCCAGGTCATCACCGTCGGCCACGGCGGCGCGGCCGGCACCCGCGCGCTCAACGCCGCCCTCAAGGAACGGCTCAATCCGGGCCCCGGCCGCTTCGGCGGTTTCGACCCCGGCGACCGGGTGGCCTACGCCCCCACGCCCGGCCGCACGGTGCCCGGCACCGTCACCGGCGCGGACGCGTCCGGGCTGCATCTCGACTGCGACGGCACCGCGGCCGTGGTACCCCGCGAACAGGTCGGCACCGGAGCCGTACGCCACGGCTGGGCGCTCACCGCGCACCAGGCGGCCGGGATGCGCTGGCCCGCCGCGGTGGTCGTGCTGCCCGGGGACGCCGCCGGCGGCCTGACCCGCGCCTGGGTCTACACCGCCTTCAGCCGCGGCGAGCGCCATCTGTCGGTCGTCCAGGGCGTCGACCAGGCGCTGCCCCGCGCCGTCGCCGAGGTACCCGTCAAGGAACGCACCACCCGGCTGCGCACCCTGCTGCGGGACAGCGTCCAGAGCACCGAGGAGCCGCCGGCGGCCGACTGA
- a CDS encoding aldo/keto reductase has protein sequence MEQRHLGRTGLRVSRLGLGTLNWARDTDEQEAADQLKAFWEAGGTLVDTADIYADGGAEYLLGRLTEGLVAREDLVIATKAGSVLAADRRVDGSRRHLLAALDASLERLGTEYVDLWQLHAFDAHTPLEETLQALDLAVTSGRARYVGLSNFSGWQLAKAGTWQLAAPGVRNRLASVQMEYSLLQRGVEREVLPAALDLGMGLLPSSPLGRGVLTGKYRHATPADSRGASEHLAPFVAPYLDETAGRVVEAVTTAADGLAVTPLQVALSWVRDRPGVTAPILGARTEAQLRAALSVETLSLPDEIRRALDDVSAPVHHYPDHDWSTL, from the coding sequence ATGGAGCAAAGGCACCTCGGCCGTACGGGCCTTCGCGTGTCCCGCCTCGGGCTCGGCACCCTGAACTGGGCCCGCGACACGGACGAGCAGGAAGCCGCCGACCAGCTCAAGGCGTTCTGGGAGGCCGGCGGCACTCTGGTGGACACCGCCGACATCTACGCCGACGGCGGCGCCGAATACCTCCTGGGCCGGCTGACGGAAGGGCTCGTTGCGCGCGAGGACCTGGTCATCGCGACCAAGGCCGGCAGCGTCCTGGCGGCGGACCGTCGGGTCGACGGCTCCCGGCGCCATCTCCTCGCCGCGCTGGACGCCTCCCTGGAACGGCTGGGCACCGAGTACGTCGACCTGTGGCAGCTGCACGCCTTCGATGCGCACACGCCGCTGGAGGAGACCCTGCAGGCCCTCGACCTCGCCGTCACCAGCGGCCGGGCGCGCTATGTGGGGCTGTCGAACTTCTCCGGCTGGCAGCTCGCCAAGGCGGGCACCTGGCAGCTGGCCGCGCCCGGTGTACGCAACCGGCTGGCGAGCGTGCAGATGGAGTACTCCCTGCTCCAGCGCGGCGTCGAGCGGGAGGTGCTGCCGGCGGCGCTCGATCTCGGTATGGGCCTGCTGCCGTCGTCGCCGCTCGGACGGGGCGTGCTGACCGGTAAGTACCGCCATGCGACGCCGGCCGATTCGCGGGGCGCCTCGGAGCATCTGGCCCCGTTCGTCGCGCCCTACCTCGACGAGACGGCGGGCCGGGTCGTCGAAGCGGTCACCACCGCCGCCGACGGACTGGCCGTCACCCCGCTCCAGGTCGCGCTCTCCTGGGTCCGCGACCGCCCCGGAGTGACCGCGCCGATCCTGGGCGCCCGCACGGAAGCGCAGCTCAGAGCCGCATTGTCAGTGGAGACCCTTAGTCTTCCTGACGAGATCCGCCGGGCGCTGGACGATGTTTCGGCTCCGGTGCACCACTACCCCGATCACGACTGGAGCACGCTGTGA
- a CDS encoding ferritin-like domain-containing protein, with amino-acid sequence MISARSLFQEIVDNDDSYRLFCSIAASGEAQGGWENGRIAALVPASLRELAPKVTRHGADEDKHGRIFHALLRKRGLTPAAVPAETDYTALLERRGIGLAHDKLRRDEPLTELDIITYLAHSRVTEQRAADQMVMLTKYFGDHPEVGKAIRMISHDEDNHLAYCHEELLRLARLGHGRTIQRILHDCAHAESVIYRDVSLAVMDHMGRILRWPKAKNGGITTGIRTVYGYERLGGWRRMVSLRMPERRNALGGPATSAPEFA; translated from the coding sequence ATGATCTCGGCCCGAAGCCTGTTCCAGGAGATCGTCGACAATGACGACTCCTACCGCCTGTTCTGCTCCATCGCGGCCAGCGGAGAGGCACAGGGCGGCTGGGAGAACGGCCGGATCGCCGCCCTCGTGCCCGCCTCGCTGCGCGAGCTGGCGCCCAAGGTCACCCGGCACGGCGCGGACGAGGACAAGCACGGCCGGATCTTCCACGCCCTGCTGCGCAAGCGTGGCCTGACGCCCGCCGCGGTCCCCGCGGAGACCGACTACACCGCGCTGCTGGAGCGGCGGGGCATCGGCCTGGCGCACGACAAGCTGCGCCGCGACGAACCGCTCACCGAGCTCGACATCATCACCTACCTCGCGCACAGCCGGGTCACCGAACAGCGTGCCGCCGACCAGATGGTGATGCTCACCAAGTACTTCGGCGACCACCCCGAGGTGGGCAAGGCGATCCGGATGATCTCCCACGACGAGGACAACCACCTGGCGTACTGCCACGAGGAACTGCTGCGGCTGGCCCGCCTCGGCCACGGCCGGACCATCCAGCGGATCCTGCACGACTGCGCCCATGCCGAGAGCGTCATCTACCGGGACGTCAGCCTGGCCGTGATGGACCACATGGGCCGCATCCTGCGGTGGCCGAAGGCGAAGAACGGCGGGATCACCACCGGGATCCGGACGGTGTACGGCTATGAGCGGCTGGGCGGCTGGCGGCGGATGGTCAGCCTCCGGATGCCCGAGCGCCGGAACGCGCTGGGCGGCCCGGCCACCTCGGCGCCGGAGTTCGCCTGA